The DNA segment GGACTGGCCGTGCACGGCCAGGACCTGCTCGCCGAGCTCGCTGAGCGTGGACACCGGCATGCTGCGGCCGCCGACGTGCGCCCGCGACCGGCCCTCGGCCGTCACGGTGCGGCTCAGCAGCAGCGAACCGTCGTCGTCGGTCTCGCCGCCCGCGTCGGTGATCCGGGTCCGGACCGCGTCACCCAGCATCCCCGCCAGGCGCAGCCGGCCCTCGACGACGGCACGGCCCGGGTCGGCGCGGACCCGGCCGGCGTCGGCCCGGCCGCCGAAGAGCAGCCCGAGACCGGTCACCACCATCGTCTTGCCCGCACCGGTCTCGCCGGTGATCACATTCATTCCCGACGTGAGCCTCAGCGTGGTGTCGTCGATGACGCCGAGCCCGGTGATGCGCAGTTCCTCCAGCACAGGGCAGACAGTATCGGTGCCCACCGACAATCGCCCAACTCGGGAGGTGATCAGCGTCGATTGCCGCGCCAGCCGACCACCGGGAGCTCGAACTTCGCGACCAGCGTGTCGGTGAACGGCCGCGGCGCGAGACGGACCACCCGTACGGGTAGCTGCCCCCGTTCGACGGTCACCTTCGAGCCGGGCGGCAGATCCCAGGTACGGCGACCGTCGCAGCAGAGCACCGCAAAAGAGGTATAAGGGTCGACCGTCAGGACGAACGTCGACGTCGGCGCGGTCACCAGCGGCTTCGAGAACAGGGCGTGCGCGCTGATCGGGACGAGCAGCAGTGCCTCCACCTCGGGCCACACCACCGGGCCGCCGGCCGAGAACGCGTACGCCGTCGACCCCGTCGGTGTGGCGCACACCACACCGTCACAGCCGTACCGGGACAGCGGCCGGCCGTCGACGTCGACGAGCAGCTCGAGCATCTGCGCCCGCTGCCCCTTCTCCACCGACACCTCGTTCAACGCCCACGACTCGGCGATCAGGCGGCCGTCGTACTCCGCCCGCACGTCCAGGGTGAGCCGCTCGTCGACCGTGTAGTCACCGGCCACCACACTGGCGACCGCCTCGTCGATGTGCTCGATCTCCGCCTCGGCGAGGAAACCCACCTTGCCCAGGTTGATGCCGAGCAGCGGCGCCTTCACCGGACGCGCCAGATCGGCCGCGCGCAGGAACGTCCCGTCCCCGCCGAGCGCCAGCACGATCTCCACGCCCTCGGCCGCCGCCGGGCCCTCCACCGGCTTCACCTCGGGCGGCAGGTCGATGTCGGCGACCTCCTCGGCGATCACCCGCACCTCAAAGCCGGCCGCGATCAGGTCCAGCGCCACCGCACGAGCGTGCTGCGTGCTCTGCCTGCGCCCGGTGTGCGTCACCAGCAGGGCCGAGCGGGTCATTTCGCCTCCAGGTCAGCAGCCACTGGTCCCGCCTCGACCACAGTCTCGATCTTCTCCTGATCGGCGGGTGGCGCGTCCCGCCGGAACCACACGAAGAACTCCACGTTGCCGCTCGGACCGGGCAGCGGGCTCGCCGTCACGTCCCGCACCCCCAGACCCAGCTGCCGCGCCGCGGCCGCCACGTCCATGACCGCCTCGGCGCGCAGCCGCCAGTCCCGGACCACGCCACCGGCGCCGACCCGCTCCTTGCCCACCTCGAACTGCGGCTTGACCATCAGCGCCAGATCGCCGTCCTCGCCGGTGCACGCGGCCAGCGCCGGCAGCACCAGCCGCAGCGAGATGAACGACAGGTCCGCCACGGTCAGGTCGACCGTCCCGCCGATCGCCTCCGGGGTCAGCGTCCGCACGTTGGTGCGTTCCATCACCACGACCCGCTCGTCGGTGCGGATCGGCCAGGCGAGCTGCCCGTACCCGACGTCCACCGCCACCACCTGCCGGGCGCCGGCGCGCAGCAGCACGTCACTGAAGCCGCCCGTCGAGGCCCCGGCGTCCAGGCAGCGCCGCCCTTCGACGGTCAGCTCCTTGAAGCCCGCAAGCGCTCCCGCGAGCTTGTGCCCGCCCCGGGAGACGTACTCGGTCTGCGGATCCTCCCCGGTCACCACGATCGGGTCGGCGGGATCGACCATGGCCGCCACCTTCGCAGCGGCGACACCACGGACCTGCACCCGGCCTGCCGCCACCAGAGCGGCGGCCTGTTCCCGGGAACGAGCGAGCTTGCGGCGGACGAGTTCGGCATCCAGTCGCGCACGGCGGGCCATTTAAGATCAAACCCAATTTCTCTGTACGGGGTATCAGCGGTCGATGCTTGCCAGGGTTTCCTGGAGCACCTGGTGCGCGGCCTCGTACTCGGCGATCTGCTCGCCCGGTGCCAGCCGCGCGGCGTTGGCGAGCGACCGTAGCACCGCGTCCACCGCGGGATGCCCGGTGTCCTGCCCATTCCCAGGCCGGACATGCCCCGCCCCGCCCGGCTGCTGCTCATCCTGCCCGTGCGGCCCGGCACCCGGCTGCCCGTGCGGTGCGGCGGGCTGAACCGGCCGGAACCCACCCGGCGGCGGCCCCGGACGAGGCCCGGGCTGTGCGGCGTAAGGGAACGTCACAGGATCACGCCTCCGTGCTCTCGGCCGGCGCCACCTGGCTCGGCACCGTCTTAGCAGCAGCCTTCTTGGCAGCAGCCGTCGTCCGCGGAGCCCGCTTCCGCGCGGCCCCCTCAGTGCCGCCGCCCTGAACCGCGCTGCTCTGAGCCGCGCCACCCTGAACCGCGCCACCCTGAGTCGCGCCGCTCTGAGTCGCGCCACCCTGAACCGTGCCGGCGTCCGCCCCGTTCGCGCTGGCTGCCGTCTGTTTCGCCGGCGAAGCCTTACGCGGCGCCCGCTTCTGAGCCGGCGCCCGCTTCGCCGCGGTCTTACGAGGAGCAGCGATCTCAGCCCCGGAAACCGCCGTAGCGCTCGATGCCTCGGAGGAAACCGGCCCCGCCGCGGAAGCAACCGCCGGCAGCTCGGTAGCCGCCGCAGCCTCCACGACCGCACTGACCGGCGCAGCGACCGTACCCGCCGGAACCGCAACACCCGCATCCTCGACAGGAACCGCCTGAGCCGGAACCGCCGCCTTGCGAGCCGGAGCCCGCTTCGCCACAGCCTTCTTGACCGGCGCGCTCTCAGCAGTCAGCCCGCCATCAGCGACCGCCGCGTCCTTGCCCGGCCCACCGTCGGCAGCCGCCCTCTTGCTCGGCGCCCGCTTGGCCACCGCCCGCTTAGCCGCCGCCTGCTTAGCCGCCGCCGTCCCCGAGCCCGTCCCCGAGCCCGAGCCCGAGCCCGAGATCTTGGAACTCCCAGGGCTTTCAGAGTCCGCGATCTTGGAACCCGCCGACCCCCCAGAACCCGCGACCTTGGACCTCCCGGCCCTACCAGCACTCGCGATCTTGGAATCTGGCGCGGCCGGAGCTGCCTCCACCGCTGCGGCGCTCGCCGCGCGCTTGGCCGCCGTCTTCTTCGCCGCCTTGCGCACCGGCGACGAAGGAGTGACGGGCGCGGCCGAAGCCACATTGGCCGGTGAGACCGACGGGCCGGTGCCGGCTGCCGGCATCGCGTTCGGCTTGGCCTTCACCGCTTTCTTCGCGACCGTCTTCTTGGCCGGCCGAGCGGGCGCCGCCGCGGCCACCGGCAGATCGGACGAACCACCGGCCACACCGGAGGCGGCACCCGGCGAACCGGCATGTGACTGCGCCTCGCGCAGCTGCCGCTCCAGGTCGTGCACCCGCGTGGTCAGATCCGACACCTCATCGGCTGTGGCGAGGCCGACACGCCCGAGCGCGCGGTCCACCTCGTACCGAACGATGTTGGTCAGCGCCTCACGGTTCGCCATCCCGGCCGAGACCAGGTCCTCCACTAAGCCCTGCACCTGCGCCGCCGTAGCTCCGCCCAGGGAGAGCACCTCCCCGGCGACCTGCTGCGCCCGTTTCCTGGGGGCCTCCGTGAGCCCGAGCGCCAGGTCCAGATATGCCCGCCATGCATCCGCCATGGTCCCGTCTCCTCTCGCCGCGTCGGGTGCCACGCTACCGGGCACCCCCGATAATCACCTGAGGTACCGTGCTGGTGTCGTGAGAGAGGAAGCCGATGGCCACCGTGGAAGAGTGCCGGCAAGCGTTGCACGACCTGGCGGCGAAACTGGCCGCCAACGCCGAAGCCCAAGGCCATCTCGATCTCGACCGCACCCTGGCGTGCCGGGTGACCGATCTCGGCACCGCGTTCCACGGGCGGATCACCGGCGGCCGGCTGATCGACATCGCCGAAGGCGACGACCCGAAGGCGAAGATCGCGCTGATCGCGGCGAGCGACGACCTGATCGCCCTGATCCACGGCAAGCTGGACGTCACCCGCGCGATCGCGTCCCGGCAGGTCACCGTCAAGGCGAACCCGTTCGACCTGCTCAAACTCCGTAAGCTCCTCTGAGAGCGCCAGCAGCGCTATCAGGTACGGCCGCACGACCGGAACAGTTCAAGATCCGGCGCGGGCGGACAGCGACTGGAGTCCGGCCAGCACCTGATCGGCGGCCGAGGTGGCGGTCGACAGCTGCATCGTCACCTCGGAGAGCACGGCGGCCTGCTCCTCCACCGACGACGCGATGTTGAGCTGCAGCTCGTGGATGTCGTCGACCGCGCCGGTGGTGGACGCGAAGGTCTGCGCCACGTCGTCGGTCTCGGCCACGATCGCGGTGATCACCTGGTTGACCTTCTCGACCGACGTGGCGGTCTCCCGTGCCAGATCCTTGACCTCGCCGGCGACGACCGCGAACCCCTTGCCCAGTTCACCGGCCCGGGCCGCCTCGATGGTCGCGTTGAGCGCGAGCAGGTTGGTCTGCTCGGCGAGCGAGGCGATCAGCGCGTTCACCTCGGCGATCTCCGCGACCGAGCGTTCGAGCGCCCGTACCTTCTCGCCCGCCGACGCCGCCGCGTCCTTGCCTCCGGCAGCGGTGCCGGCCGCCGCCGCGGACCGCTGCGCGATGTCCTGCACCGACGTCGTCAGAGCGCCGAGCTCCCGGTCGACGGCCGCCACCGCCGAGATCGCGGCGGTCGCCTCGGCGCTGATCACCGCGACGTCGTCGGCGATCCGCTGCGCCTGAGCGGCGGCCTGCTCGGAGCGGATCCGGACGTCCTCGGCGGCGCGTTCCCGCGCCTCCTGCTCGGCTCGTTCGGTCTGCCGCCGCGCCTCCTCGGCTTCCCGCGCGAGCACCTCGTTCTCCCGTTCGGCCTGCTCCGCGAAGTGCCAGAAGACGACGATGCCGGCTACCTCCAGAGCGGCCAGCCCGGCGTGTACGGCCACCATCAGGATCGCCGCGCCGATCGACATGTGGTGGACGCCGAAGACCCGCTCCGGGTCGAGCAGCCCGAGCACACCGTGGTGCACGACGACAACGACGACGGCGGAGATCAGCGGCGCCCACATCTGGTAGAGCGCTACGAAGATGAGGATGGCGTACAGATGGATGTGTGCGGTCATCTCGCCGCCGGAGAGCTCGATCGCGATGAACGTGCACGCGATCAGGCCCACGCTGGTGTGCGAGGCCCTGGCCTTCGGGCTCGGCAGCATCCGGTTCGCCGCGGCCCAGAAGCTCAGCGCCCCGGCCAGCAGCGCCGTCTCCCACAGCGGGCCCGGCCCGAGCAACCCGAGCACCAGGAACACCGGCACGTGACACCACAACAGCCCGCTGATGATCCGATGCCGCGCCGCCCAGGACGCTTCGGACAGCCGTGCCCCGCGCGGAAGGGTGAAGGCGCTCACACCATTACGTTCGGCCTGACCGGCGACGAGATGACCCCGATGGGCCGAACCGTAATGACTGACCTTTTCCGGGACGTAGCCGCCACCTACCCCGCGGTGCCACGCTGGCGGTGAGTGGACGACGGACTGACCGGCGCGGGCCGGCCGGGAAGGAAGGATCATGACCAACTCCGACGACCTGCACGCCGAGGCGGAGAAGGCAGCGGTGCCCAGCTTCGACTGGATGAGCACGCCCGTGCTCTCCGTCGTCGACGGACTCCTGCACATCGACCCCGACGCGCCCCTGCCGCGCCGCCGTCACCACATCCCCAAGCCGACCAGCACCGAGCACGCCCCCGACAACGGAGCGATCGCCTCGAGCCGCATGCTGGCCGACCTCTCCAGGAGCCGCAGGGCCCACTGACAGGGGTCAGGCGCTCCAGGCCTCGAGCAGGCCGCCCGCTTCCGGCGAACCGGCCTCGACGGCGGCGAACGACACGCCGTCCCAGGTCAGAGCACACAGCAGACGCAGAGCATCGACCGGCTCACCGGCGCCTTCGAGGACGGCACGATCCCCGCTGCGGGCGACCCGCCACCCTCCGGCTTCGGTGCCGGATCCGAGCAGGCGGGCCTCGTCCGACGGGCGGAAGAGGCCGGACAGATCCGCTGCCACATAGGTGGGGCGGCGTTCCGGCGGCGCCGCCAGCAGATCGGCCGGGCCGCTGACGCCGGTCAGGACCAGCAGGCTGTCCATGCCGGCCCGGACCGCGCCCTCGATGTCGGTGTCCAGGCGGTCGCCGACCACCAGGGGACGCTCGGCCTTCGACAGCGTCGCGGCCGTCGTGAACAACCCGGGCTGCGGCTTGCCGACGACCACGTCCGGGTCACGATCGAGAGCGGTACGCAGGACCGCCACCAGCGAGCCGTTGCCCGGCAGCGGACCACGCGGGCTCGGCAGGGTGCGGTCGGTGTTCGTGGCGATCCAGGTGGCGCCGGCCCGTACGGCGAGCGCCGCCTCGGAGAGGATCTTCCAGCCGACCTCGGGCCCGTACCCCTGAACGACGGCGACGGGCTCGTCCTCGGCCGAAGCCACCGGAACGAGCCCGGCGTCGCGAACCTCGGCCCGCAACGCCTCAGCGCCCACCACCAGCACCGGAGCACCGGCCGGCAGGCGTTCGGCGAGGAGAGCGGCGGACGCGCCGGCCGAGGTCAGAACCTCAGCCGGCGCGGCGCTCACACCCATGCCGGTCAGCAACGCTGCCACGTCGGCGGATCGTCGCGACGCGTTGTTCGTCGCGTACGCGATCGGCGTCCCGTCCGACCGAAGCCGCTCGACCGCTTCAGCAGCGCCCGGGATCGGCTTGTCGATCAGGAAGACAACGCCGTCCAGGTCGAAGACGACCAGGTCGTAGCCGCCGGCGAGGTGGTCGCTCATGCCTTCGGCTGCTCCGGGTCGTCAGCCTTGGCGCTGAACTCGTCAGCCTGCTTCTTCTCATCCTCGGCGTCGAGGGCGTCGGTGTTGACGTCGGTCTCGGACAGCTCAGCCGACTCGTCCTCGTCCGCGTCGCTCACCGCGACGGGCTCGTCGTCCTCGTCGTCCTCGACGTCGTCATCCGCGTCACTCACCGCGACCGGCTCGTCGTCTTCGTCCTCGTCGTCGAACTCCTCGGCAGCGGTGCCCTCGGAGTCGTCGTCGTCCTCCGACCGGGTCTCCGGGCCACCCTCACCCAGCGCGGCCTCGGTCTCCTCGTCGGCATCGTCGTCGTCACCCTCGATGGCGACTCCGTCGAGCTCGAGCAGACGCTCCGCCGCGTCG comes from the Actinoplanes sp. OR16 genome and includes:
- a CDS encoding HAD-IIA family hydrolase, whose translation is MSDHLAGGYDLVVFDLDGVVFLIDKPIPGAAEAVERLRSDGTPIAYATNNASRRSADVAALLTGMGVSAAPAEVLTSAGASAALLAERLPAGAPVLVVGAEALRAEVRDAGLVPVASAEDEPVAVVQGYGPEVGWKILSEAALAVRAGATWIATNTDRTLPSPRGPLPGNGSLVAVLRTALDRDPDVVVGKPQPGLFTTAATLSKAERPLVVGDRLDTDIEGAVRAGMDSLLVLTGVSGPADLLAAPPERRPTYVAADLSGLFRPSDEARLLGSGTEAGGWRVARSGDRAVLEGAGEPVDALRLLCALTWDGVSFAAVEAGSPEAGGLLEAWSA
- a CDS encoding TlyA family RNA methyltransferase, with the translated sequence MARRARLDAELVRRKLARSREQAAALVAAGRVQVRGVAAAKVAAMVDPADPIVVTGEDPQTEYVSRGGHKLAGALAGFKELTVEGRRCLDAGASTGGFSDVLLRAGARQVVAVDVGYGQLAWPIRTDERVVVMERTNVRTLTPEAIGGTVDLTVADLSFISLRLVLPALAACTGEDGDLALMVKPQFEVGKERVGAGGVVRDWRLRAEAVMDVAAAARQLGLGVRDVTASPLPGPSGNVEFFVWFRRDAPPADQEKIETVVEAGPVAADLEAK
- a CDS encoding SCP2 sterol-binding domain-containing protein; translation: MATVEECRQALHDLAAKLAANAEAQGHLDLDRTLACRVTDLGTAFHGRITGGRLIDIAEGDDPKAKIALIAASDDLIALIHGKLDVTRAIASRQVTVKANPFDLLKLRKLL
- a CDS encoding methyl-accepting chemotaxis protein, translating into MSAFTLPRGARLSEASWAARHRIISGLLWCHVPVFLVLGLLGPGPLWETALLAGALSFWAAANRMLPSPKARASHTSVGLIACTFIAIELSGGEMTAHIHLYAILIFVALYQMWAPLISAVVVVVVHHGVLGLLDPERVFGVHHMSIGAAILMVAVHAGLAALEVAGIVVFWHFAEQAERENEVLAREAEEARRQTERAEQEARERAAEDVRIRSEQAAAQAQRIADDVAVISAEATAAISAVAAVDRELGALTTSVQDIAQRSAAAAGTAAGGKDAAASAGEKVRALERSVAEIAEVNALIASLAEQTNLLALNATIEAARAGELGKGFAVVAGEVKDLARETATSVEKVNQVITAIVAETDDVAQTFASTTGAVDDIHELQLNIASSVEEQAAVLSEVTMQLSTATSAADQVLAGLQSLSARAGS
- a CDS encoding NAD kinase, which codes for MTRSALLVTHTGRRQSTQHARAVALDLIAAGFEVRVIAEEVADIDLPPEVKPVEGPAAAEGVEIVLALGGDGTFLRAADLARPVKAPLLGINLGKVGFLAEAEIEHIDEAVASVVAGDYTVDERLTLDVRAEYDGRLIAESWALNEVSVEKGQRAQMLELLVDVDGRPLSRYGCDGVVCATPTGSTAYAFSAGGPVVWPEVEALLLVPISAHALFSKPLVTAPTSTFVLTVDPYTSFAVLCCDGRRTWDLPPGSKVTVERGQLPVRVVRLAPRPFTDTLVAKFELPVVGWRGNRR